One segment of Panicum virgatum strain AP13 chromosome 3K, P.virgatum_v5, whole genome shotgun sequence DNA contains the following:
- the LOC120698444 gene encoding probable monofunctional riboflavin biosynthesis protein RIBA 3, chloroplastic isoform X2: MDCVLLSSHLASHNFVNTRFQQGFSGLNSIGFAVIRKGCLKLRCYALGDELGGSGQVNQPFNKSNNGPIFQGLNASGTSFRTFGAEITQETGDFFVSDAEGDPDKPTDGFSSIDQAINALREGKFVIAVDDENGDNEGDLVMAATLVNPESIAFMIRNGSGIISVGMKEEDLTRLMIPMMSPITEIEDISTAASTVTVDARAGISTGVSAADRAKTIFTLASPDSKPSDLRRPGHIFPLKYRNGGVLKRAGHTEASVDLVALAGLRPVSVLSTVMDPNDGSMAGMTVLQQMAMEHDIPIVSITDLIRYRRKREKLVELIAVSRLPTKWGLFRAYCYQSKLEGTEHIAVVKGDISNGEDVLVRVHSECLTGDILGSARCDCGNQLDLALELIEKAGRGVLVYLRGHEGRGIGLGQKLRAYNLQDEGHDTVEANVELGLAVDAREYGIGAQILRDIGVRTMRLMTNNPAKFIGLKGYGLAVVGRVPVISPITKENQKYLETKRTKMGHVYGSDLPGSLPGLANPQDTAADKADDTQN, translated from the exons ATGGACTGTGTCCTCTTGAGCTCTCACTTGGCATCTCACAATTTTGTTAACACAAG GTTTCAGCAAGGCTTTAGTGGTCTCAACAGTATAGGATTTGCAGTCATCAGAAAGGGATGCTTAAAATTAAGGTGCTATGCTCTTGGTGATGAACTTGGTGGTTCAGGGCAAGTAAATCAACCATTTAACAAAAGCAATAATGGACCTATTTTCCAAGGACTCAATGCATCAGGCACTTCTTTTCGAACTTTTGGTGCGGAAATCACTCAGGAAACAGGAGATTTCTTCGTGAGTGATGCAGAGGGTGACCCGGACAAACCTACCGATGGTTTCTCTTCAATAGACCAGGCGATAAATGCTTTGCGTGAAGGAAAG TTTGTCATTGCTGTAGATGATGAAAACGGTGATAACGAAGGGGATCTTGTCATGGCAGCCACTCTAGTGAACCCGGAGTCAATTGCATTCATGATCAGGAATGGTTCTGGAATTATCTCAGTAGGCATGAAAGAAGAGGATTTAACAAGATTGATGATTCCTATGATGTCCCCAATCACAGAGATCGAAGACATTTCAACTGCTGCTTCCACAGTAACAGTG GATGCAAGAGCGGGTATATCTACTGGTGTCTCCGCTGCAGATAGAGCAAAAACCATCTTTACTTTAGCCTCCCCTGATTCGAAACCCAGTGATCTCAGACGACCAGGCCATATATTCCCCCTCAAGTACCGAAATGGAGGCGTGCTGAAAAGAGCTGGGCATACAGAAGCATCAGTTGATCTTGTCGCATTGGCGGGTTTGCGTCCTGTATCTGTCCTATCCACGGTCATGGACCCAAACGATGGTTCGATGGCAGGCATGACAGTCCTGCAACAGATGGCTATGGAACACGATATACCGATCGTTTCAATCACTGATCTCATCCG GTATAGAAGAAAGCGAGAGAAACTGGTGGAGCTGATTGCGGTGTCTCGCTTGCCAACGAAATGGGGCCTCTTCCGGGCTTATTGCTACCAATCCAAGCTCGAAGGAACTGAGCACATTGCTGTTGTGAAG GGCGATATCAGCAACGGCGAAGACGTCCTCGTGAGGGTGCACTCGGAATGCCTGACGGGCGACATCCTCGGCTCTGCCCGCTGCGACTGCGGCAACCAGCTGGACCTGGCGCTGGAGCTCATCGAAAAGGCCGGCCGTGGCGTGCTCGTGTACCTCCGCGGCCACGAGGGCCGCGGCATCGGCCTGGGCCAGAAGCTCCGGGCCTACAACCTGCAGGACGAGGGCCACGACACCGTCGAGGCGAACGTCGAGCTCGGCCTCGCCGTCGACGCGCGCGAGTACGGCATCGGCGCCCAG ATACTCCGTGACATCGGCGTGCGCACGATGCGGCTGATGACCAACAACCCGGCCAAGTTCATCGGGCTCAAGGGCTACGGCCTCGCCGTGGTGGGGAGGGTGCCGGTGATCTCCCCGATCACCAAGGAGAACCAGAAGTACCTCGAGACGAAGCGGACCAAGATGGGGCACGTCTACGGCTCCGACCTCCCTGGCAGCCTGCCGGGGCTCGCCAATCCGCAAGACACCGCCGCTGACAAAGCAGACGATACCCAAAACTGA
- the LOC120698444 gene encoding probable monofunctional riboflavin biosynthesis protein RIBA 3, chloroplastic isoform X1, with product MDCVLLSSHLASHNFVNTRFQQGFSGLNSIGFAVIRKGCLKLRCYALGDELGGSGQVNQPFNKSNNGPIFQGLNASGTSFRTFGAEITQETGDFFVSDAEGDPDKPTDGFSSIDQAINALREGKFVIAVDDENGDNEGDLVMAATLVNPESIAFMIRNGSGIISVGMKEEDLTRLMIPMMSPITEIEDISTAASTVTVDARAGISTGVSAADRAKTIFTLASPDSKPSDLRRPGHIFPLKYRNGGVLKRAGHTEASVDLVALAGLRPVSVLSTVMDPNDGSMAGMTVLQQMAMEHDIPIVSITDLIRYRRKREKLVELIAVSRLPTKWGLFRAYCYQSKLEGTEHIAVVKVVSAFCNFSCSQGDISNGEDVLVRVHSECLTGDILGSARCDCGNQLDLALELIEKAGRGVLVYLRGHEGRGIGLGQKLRAYNLQDEGHDTVEANVELGLAVDAREYGIGAQILRDIGVRTMRLMTNNPAKFIGLKGYGLAVVGRVPVISPITKENQKYLETKRTKMGHVYGSDLPGSLPGLANPQDTAADKADDTQN from the exons ATGGACTGTGTCCTCTTGAGCTCTCACTTGGCATCTCACAATTTTGTTAACACAAG GTTTCAGCAAGGCTTTAGTGGTCTCAACAGTATAGGATTTGCAGTCATCAGAAAGGGATGCTTAAAATTAAGGTGCTATGCTCTTGGTGATGAACTTGGTGGTTCAGGGCAAGTAAATCAACCATTTAACAAAAGCAATAATGGACCTATTTTCCAAGGACTCAATGCATCAGGCACTTCTTTTCGAACTTTTGGTGCGGAAATCACTCAGGAAACAGGAGATTTCTTCGTGAGTGATGCAGAGGGTGACCCGGACAAACCTACCGATGGTTTCTCTTCAATAGACCAGGCGATAAATGCTTTGCGTGAAGGAAAG TTTGTCATTGCTGTAGATGATGAAAACGGTGATAACGAAGGGGATCTTGTCATGGCAGCCACTCTAGTGAACCCGGAGTCAATTGCATTCATGATCAGGAATGGTTCTGGAATTATCTCAGTAGGCATGAAAGAAGAGGATTTAACAAGATTGATGATTCCTATGATGTCCCCAATCACAGAGATCGAAGACATTTCAACTGCTGCTTCCACAGTAACAGTG GATGCAAGAGCGGGTATATCTACTGGTGTCTCCGCTGCAGATAGAGCAAAAACCATCTTTACTTTAGCCTCCCCTGATTCGAAACCCAGTGATCTCAGACGACCAGGCCATATATTCCCCCTCAAGTACCGAAATGGAGGCGTGCTGAAAAGAGCTGGGCATACAGAAGCATCAGTTGATCTTGTCGCATTGGCGGGTTTGCGTCCTGTATCTGTCCTATCCACGGTCATGGACCCAAACGATGGTTCGATGGCAGGCATGACAGTCCTGCAACAGATGGCTATGGAACACGATATACCGATCGTTTCAATCACTGATCTCATCCG GTATAGAAGAAAGCGAGAGAAACTGGTGGAGCTGATTGCGGTGTCTCGCTTGCCAACGAAATGGGGCCTCTTCCGGGCTTATTGCTACCAATCCAAGCTCGAAGGAACTGAGCACATTGCTGTTGTGAAG GTGGTCTCAGCGTTCTGCAACTTCTCATGCTCGCAGGGCGATATCAGCAACGGCGAAGACGTCCTCGTGAGGGTGCACTCGGAATGCCTGACGGGCGACATCCTCGGCTCTGCCCGCTGCGACTGCGGCAACCAGCTGGACCTGGCGCTGGAGCTCATCGAAAAGGCCGGCCGTGGCGTGCTCGTGTACCTCCGCGGCCACGAGGGCCGCGGCATCGGCCTGGGCCAGAAGCTCCGGGCCTACAACCTGCAGGACGAGGGCCACGACACCGTCGAGGCGAACGTCGAGCTCGGCCTCGCCGTCGACGCGCGCGAGTACGGCATCGGCGCCCAG ATACTCCGTGACATCGGCGTGCGCACGATGCGGCTGATGACCAACAACCCGGCCAAGTTCATCGGGCTCAAGGGCTACGGCCTCGCCGTGGTGGGGAGGGTGCCGGTGATCTCCCCGATCACCAAGGAGAACCAGAAGTACCTCGAGACGAAGCGGACCAAGATGGGGCACGTCTACGGCTCCGACCTCCCTGGCAGCCTGCCGGGGCTCGCCAATCCGCAAGACACCGCCGCTGACAAAGCAGACGATACCCAAAACTGA
- the LOC120698444 gene encoding probable monofunctional riboflavin biosynthesis protein RIBA 3, chloroplastic isoform X3: protein MAATLVNPESIAFMIRNGSGIISVGMKEEDLTRLMIPMMSPITEIEDISTAASTVTVDARAGISTGVSAADRAKTIFTLASPDSKPSDLRRPGHIFPLKYRNGGVLKRAGHTEASVDLVALAGLRPVSVLSTVMDPNDGSMAGMTVLQQMAMEHDIPIVSITDLIRYRRKREKLVELIAVSRLPTKWGLFRAYCYQSKLEGTEHIAVVKGDISNGEDVLVRVHSECLTGDILGSARCDCGNQLDLALELIEKAGRGVLVYLRGHEGRGIGLGQKLRAYNLQDEGHDTVEANVELGLAVDAREYGIGAQILRDIGVRTMRLMTNNPAKFIGLKGYGLAVVGRVPVISPITKENQKYLETKRTKMGHVYGSDLPGSLPGLANPQDTAADKADDTQN, encoded by the exons ATGGCAGCCACTCTAGTGAACCCGGAGTCAATTGCATTCATGATCAGGAATGGTTCTGGAATTATCTCAGTAGGCATGAAAGAAGAGGATTTAACAAGATTGATGATTCCTATGATGTCCCCAATCACAGAGATCGAAGACATTTCAACTGCTGCTTCCACAGTAACAGTG GATGCAAGAGCGGGTATATCTACTGGTGTCTCCGCTGCAGATAGAGCAAAAACCATCTTTACTTTAGCCTCCCCTGATTCGAAACCCAGTGATCTCAGACGACCAGGCCATATATTCCCCCTCAAGTACCGAAATGGAGGCGTGCTGAAAAGAGCTGGGCATACAGAAGCATCAGTTGATCTTGTCGCATTGGCGGGTTTGCGTCCTGTATCTGTCCTATCCACGGTCATGGACCCAAACGATGGTTCGATGGCAGGCATGACAGTCCTGCAACAGATGGCTATGGAACACGATATACCGATCGTTTCAATCACTGATCTCATCCG GTATAGAAGAAAGCGAGAGAAACTGGTGGAGCTGATTGCGGTGTCTCGCTTGCCAACGAAATGGGGCCTCTTCCGGGCTTATTGCTACCAATCCAAGCTCGAAGGAACTGAGCACATTGCTGTTGTGAAG GGCGATATCAGCAACGGCGAAGACGTCCTCGTGAGGGTGCACTCGGAATGCCTGACGGGCGACATCCTCGGCTCTGCCCGCTGCGACTGCGGCAACCAGCTGGACCTGGCGCTGGAGCTCATCGAAAAGGCCGGCCGTGGCGTGCTCGTGTACCTCCGCGGCCACGAGGGCCGCGGCATCGGCCTGGGCCAGAAGCTCCGGGCCTACAACCTGCAGGACGAGGGCCACGACACCGTCGAGGCGAACGTCGAGCTCGGCCTCGCCGTCGACGCGCGCGAGTACGGCATCGGCGCCCAG ATACTCCGTGACATCGGCGTGCGCACGATGCGGCTGATGACCAACAACCCGGCCAAGTTCATCGGGCTCAAGGGCTACGGCCTCGCCGTGGTGGGGAGGGTGCCGGTGATCTCCCCGATCACCAAGGAGAACCAGAAGTACCTCGAGACGAAGCGGACCAAGATGGGGCACGTCTACGGCTCCGACCTCCCTGGCAGCCTGCCGGGGCTCGCCAATCCGCAAGACACCGCCGCTGACAAAGCAGACGATACCCAAAACTGA